One Salvelinus fontinalis isolate EN_2023a chromosome 11, ASM2944872v1, whole genome shotgun sequence DNA window includes the following coding sequences:
- the LOC129865980 gene encoding mucin-4-like, translating into MTDLSDPIPILMTDLSVPIPILMTDLSDPIPILMTDLSVPIPILMTDLSDPIPIPMTDLSDPIPILMTDLSDPIPILMTDLSDPIPILMTDLSDPIPILMTDLSDPIPILMTDLSDPIPILMTDLSDPIPILMTDLSVPIPILMTDLSVLSDPIPILMTDLSDPIPILMTDLSDPIPILMTDLSDPIPILMTDLSVLSDPIPILMTDLSDPIPILMTDLSVPIPILMTDLSVPIPILMTDLSDLSDPIPILMTDLSVPIPILMTVLSDPIPNLMTDLSDLSDPIPILMTDLSVPIPILMTDLSVPIPNLMTVLSDPIPILMTDLSDPIPILMTVLSDPIPILMTVLSVPIPILMTDLSDPTPILMTVLSDPIPNLMTDLSDLSDPIPILMTDLSVPIPILMTDLSDLSDPIPILMTDLSDPIPILMTDLSVPIPILMTDLSDPIPILMTVLSDPIPILMTVLSDLSDPIPILMTDLPDPIPILMTDLSDPIPILMTDLSDPIPILMTDLSDPIPILMTDLSDPIPILMTDLSDPIPNLMTDLSVLSDPIPNLMTDLSDLSDPIPILMTDLSDPIPILMTDLSDPIPILMH; encoded by the coding sequence ATGACTGACCTCTCTGACCCAATACCCATCCTGATGACTGACCTCTCTGTCCCAATACCCATCCTGATGACTGACCTCTCTGACCCAATACCCATCCTGATGACTGACCTCTCTGTCCCAATACCCATCCTGATGACTGACCTCTCTGACCCAATACCCATCCCGATGACTGACCTCTCTGACCCAATACCCATCCTGATGACTGACCTCTCTGACCCAATACCCATCCTGATGACTGACCTCTCTGACCCAATACCCATCCTGATGACTGACCTCTCTGACCCAATACCCATCCTGATGACTGACCTCTCTGACCCAATACCCATCCTGATGACTGACCTCTCTGACCCAATACCCATCCTGATGACTGACCTCTCTGACCCAATACCCATCCTGATGACTGACCTCTCTGTCCCAATACCCATCCTGATGactgacctctctgtcctctctgaccCAATACCCATCCTGATGACTGACCTCTCTGACCCAATACCCATCCTGATGACTGACCTCTCTGACCCAATACCCATCCTGATGACTGACCTCTCTGACCCAATACCCATCCTGATGactgacctctctgtcctctctgaccCAATACCCATCCTGATGACTGACCTCTCTGACCCAATACCCATCCTGATGACTGACCTCTCTGTCCCAATACCCATCCTGATGACTGACCTCTCTGTCCCAATACCCATCCTGATGACtgacctctctgacctctctgaccCAATACCCATCCTGATGACTGACCTCTCTGTCCCAATACCCATCCTGATGACTGTCCTCTCTGACCCAATACCCAACCTGATGACtgacctctctgacctctctgaccCAATACCCATCCTGATGACTGACCTCTCTGTCCCAATACCCATCCTGATGACTGACCTCTCTGTCCCAATACCCAACCTGATGACTGTCCTCTCTGACCCAATACCCATCCTGATGACTGACCTCTCTGACCCAATACCCATCCTGATGACTGTCCTCTCTGACCCAATACCCATCCTGATgactgtcctctctgtcccaatACCCATCCTGATGACTGACCTCTCTGACCCAACACCCATCCTGATGACTGTCCTCTCTGACCCAATACCCAACCTGATGACtgacctctctgacctctctgaccCAATACCCATCCTGATGACTGACCTCTCTGTCCCAATACCCATCCTGATGACtgacctctctgacctctctgaccCAATACCCATCCTGATGACTGACCTCTCTGACCCAATACCCATCCTGATGACTGACCTCTCTGTCCCAATACCCATCCTGATGACTGACCTCTCTGACCCAATACCCATCCTGATGACTGTCCTCTCTGACCCAATACCCATCCTGATGACTgtcctctctgacctctctgaccCAATACCCATCCTGATGACTGACCTCCCTGACCCAATACCCATCCTGATGACTGACCTCTCTGACCCAATACCCATCCTGATGACTGACCTCTCTGACCCAATACCCATCCTGATGACTGACCTCTCTGACCCAATACCCATCCTGATGACTGACCTCTCTGACCCAATACCCATCCTGATGACTGACCTCTCTGACCCAATACCCAACCTGATGactgacctctctgtcctctctgaccCAATACCCAACCTGATGACtgacctctctgacctctctgaccCAATACCCATCCTGATGACTGACCTCTCTGACCCAATACCCATCCTGATGACTGACCTCTCTGACCCAATACCCATCCTGATGCACTAG